In a genomic window of Anomalospiza imberbis isolate Cuckoo-Finch-1a 21T00152 chromosome 5, ASM3175350v1, whole genome shotgun sequence:
- the MYF6 gene encoding myogenic factor 6: MMDLFETGSYFFYLDGENGALQQLEMAEGSPLYPGSDGTLSPCQDQMQPEAGSDSSGEEHVLAPPGLQPPHFPGQCLIWACKTCKRKSAPTDRRKAATLRERRRLKKINEAFEALKRRTVANPNQRLPKVEILRSAISYIERLQDLLHRLDQQEKMQEIGGDPFSFSPKQGNIPSSDFLSTCSSDWQSVSDHSRALGVSPKEGVSVVESSASSSLRCLSSIVDSISSDDPKLPSAEEAVEK; this comes from the exons ATGATGGACCTTTTTGAAACTGGCTCCTATTTCTTCTACTTGGATGGGGAGAAtggagccctgcagcagctggagatggctgaGGGATCCCCGCTGTACCCCGGCAGCGATGGCACCTTGTCTCCATGTCAGGACCAAATGCAGCCGGAGGCCGGCAGTGACAGCAGCGGAGAGGAGCATGTGCTGGCACCCCCGGGACTACAACCCCCTCACTTCCCCGGCCAGTGTTTGATCTGGGCTTGTAAAACTTGCAAGAGAAAGTCGGCCCCCACGGACAGACGGAAAGCAGCCACCCTGcgggagaggagaaggctgaagaagATCAACGAAGCCTTCGAGGCTCTGAAAAGGCGGACTGTGGCGAATCCCAACCAGAGGCTGCCCAAGGTGGAGATACTGAGGAGCGCCATCAGCTACATCGAGAGGCTGCAGGACCTCTTGCACAGGCTGGATCAGCAGGAGAAAATGCAGGAGATTGGAGGGGACCCCTTCAGCTTCAGCCCCAAGCAGGGAAAT ATCCCCAGTTCGGACTTCCTGAGCACCTGCAGCTCCGACTGGCAAAGCGTTTCTGACCATTCCCGAGCCCTAGGAGTCAGCCCCAAAGAAG GAGTCTCCGTTGTCGAGTCGTCGGCCTCCAGCAGCCTTCGCTGCCTCTCTTCAATAGTGGACAGTATTTCTTCCGACGATCCCAAACTGCCCAGCGCGGAGGAAGCGGTGGAGAAATAA
- the MYF5 gene encoding myogenic factor 5, producing MEVMDSCKFSPSELFYDSSCLSSPEGEFPEDFEPRDLPPFSAHEPPEPACSEEEEHVRAPTGHHQAGHCLMWACKACKRKSTTMDRRKAATMRERRRLKKVNQAFETLKRCTTANPNQRLPKVEILRNAIRYIESLQELLREQVENYYHLPGQSCSEPTSPTSSCSDGMADCGSPVWSARGSSFDAVYCAEMAHGYAADQSSALSSLDCLSSIVDRLSPAEEPGLSLRDADSLSPSASIDSGPETPGTPLPRRTYQAL from the exons atggaggtgATGGACAGCTGCAAGTTCTCCCCGTCCGAGCTCTTCTATGacagctcctgcctctcctccccGGAGGGCGAATTCCCCGAGGATTTTGAGCCCAGGGATTTGCCTCCTTTCAGCGCCCACGAGCCCCCCGAGCCCGCCTGCTCCGAGGAAGAGGAGCATGTCCGAGCTCCCACTGGCCACCACCAAGCTGGTCACTGCCTCATGTGGGCTTGCAAAGCCTGCAAAAGAAAATCCACCACAATGGACCGGCGGAAGGCAGCCACcatgagggagaggaggaggctgaagaAAGTGAACCAGGCTTTTGAGACCCTGAAGAGATGCACCACTGCCAACCCCAACCAAAGACTCCCCAAAGTAGAGATCCTGAGAAACGCCATCAGATACATCGAGAGCCTCCAGGAGCTCTTGAGGGAACAGGTAGAAAACTACTATCACCTGCCGGGACAGAGTTGCTCCGAACCAACCAGCCCCACTTCCAGCTGCTCCGATGGGATG GCCGACTGTGGCAGCCCCGTTTGGTCGGCGAGAGGCAGCAGCTTCGACGCCGTCTACTGCGCCGAGATGGCCCACG GGTACGCCGCCGATCAGAGCAGcgccctgtccagcctggacTGCCTCTCCAGCATCGTGGACCGTCTCTCCCCGGCGGAGGAACCAGGGCTGTCCCTCCGCGACGCCGACTCCCTCTCGCCCAGCGCCAGCATCGACTCGGGGCCGGAGACGCCCGGGACACCGCTGCCCCGACGGACCTACCAGGCGCTATGA